A segment of the Agromyces sp. H17E-10 genome:
GATGCCGCGGCGGCGTGCCGCTCAGGCGCGTCGGCGCCGCAGCATGTCGAGGTAGACGGCGACGAGGATGACGATGCCGACGGCGACGGACTGCCACTCCTGCGGCACCGAGATGATGCGCAGTCCGTTGGTCAGCACGGCCATGATGAGGGCGCCGATCACGGTGCCGACGATGGAGCCCTTGCCGCCCTGGAGCGACGTGCCGCCGATGACGACCGCGGCGATGGCCTCGAGCTCGAGGCCCATGCCGCCGGTGGGCTGCGCCGACGAGAGCCGCGAGGCGCTGAGCACGCCTGCGAGGCCGACGAACAGGCCCGCGAGGGTGTAGATGATGATCTTCCAGCGCCGCACGTTGACACCCGAGAGCGCGGTGGCCGCCTCGTTCGAGCCGATCGAGAAGGTGTAGCGGCCGAGGATCGTCTTCGACAGCAGCACCGCGGCGACGATGATCATGACGATGAAGATCGCGACGCCGAGCGGGAACCGCATGCCCGGGATGATCGACAGGTTCATTATCGACTGGAACTCGGGGGTCTCCGAGAAGTAGATCGGCTTCGTGCCGGAGATCACGAGGGAGAGGCCCGCAGCGATGAGCATCATGCCGAGCGTGGCGATGAACGGCGGGATGCCGAGCACCGAGACGTTCACGCCGTTCACGAGCCCGATGAGCGCGCCGAACAGGATCGTCGCGGTCACACCCGCCCAGAGCGGCCACCCGAGGTAGGTGAGGAACACGCCCGCCATGACGCCGCACAGCACCATGCCCGTGCCGATCGACAGGTCGATGCCGCCCGTGATGATGACGAACGTCGTGCCGAGGGCGAGGATGCCGGTGACGGTCGCCGCCGTGAGGATCGAGACGAGGTTGTTCGCGGTGAAGAAGTGCGGGCTCGCGAACGAGAACACCGCGACGATGACGATGAGGCTCGCGAACGCGAGCAACTGCTGCAGGGAGCCGCGCAGCCACGCCATGCGCGGCTTGCCGGCGTCGATCGCGGCGTAGGCGCTCGTCGACGGCGTGGTGGCGGCGGCGCTGCCGGATTCCGGTTTCGTCGTGGTCGGGCTCATCGTGCGATCGTTCCTTCGCTTGAGAATCGGGTTGCGTAGTCCATGAGGTTCTCCTGGGTGGCGTCGGCGTTGTCGAGCACGGCGGTGAGCCGGCCCTCGGCCATGACGGCGATGCGGTCGGAGAGGCGCAGCACCTCGGGCAGCTCCGACGAGATCATGACGATCGCCTTGCCCTCGTCGGCGAGCCGGCGCAGCAGCGCGTAGATCTCCTCCTTCGCGCCCACGTCGATGCCGCGGGTGGGCTCGTCGAAGATGAGCACGTCGCAGTCCTTCACGAGCCACTTCGCGATGACGACCTTCTGCTGGTTGCCGCCCGAGAGGTTCTGCACGAGCTGTGCCGTCGACGGCGTCTTGATGCGGAGCTTCTCGACGTACTCGCGACCCGTCGCCTCGATGCGCCCGTCGCGCACGAACCCGAGGCCCGACGCATAGTCGCGCAACGACGAGAGCACGATGTTCTCGCGCACGCTGCGCTCGAGGAGCACCCCGAGCTGCTTGCGGTCCTCGGAGAGGTAGCCGATGCCGAGACGCGCGGCCTCGGCGGGGTTCGAGATGTCGACCGGCCTGCCGTGCAACCGGATCTCGCCGGACTCGCGCCGGTCGGCACCGACGACCGCCCGCGCCACTTCGGTGCGACCGGCGCCCATGAGCCCGGCGAAGCCGAGGATCTCACCCGGGTACACGTCGAAGGCGACGTCGCGCAGCAGGTGCTTCGTCGACAGCCCGCGGACCGACAGCACCGGCTCGCCGACCGGCTGACGCGGTGCCGGACGCTGCTCGCCCCGGATCTCGCGTCCGACCATGAGCGAGATGATCTCGCGCGGTTCGGTCTCGGCCGTGACGCGGGTGCCGACGTAGCGCCCGTCGCGCAGCACGCTGATGCGGTCGGAGATGCGCGCGAGCTCCTCCATGCGGTGCGAGATGTAGATGACGCCCGTCTCGGGCGTGCGGAACCGCTCGATGAGGCCGAACAGCACATCGACCTCGGCGTCGTTGAGCGCAGCGGTCGGCTCGTCCATGATGAGCACCTTCGCGTCGAACGAGAGCGCCTTCGCGATCTCGACCATCTGCTGGCGGGCGACCGTGAGCCGTTCGACGCGCTCGGCCGGATCGAGCGCGAGGCCGAGCCGGTCGAAGAGCTCCTGGGCCCGTCGGTTGAGGCCGCGGTCGTCGAGGAACAGCCCGGCCTGGCGCTGCTCGCGCCCGATGAAGATGTTCTGCGCGACCGTGAGGTCGGGCATGAGGTTGAACTCCTGGTGGATGATCGAGATGCCGAGCTCCTGCGCGTGGCGCGGCCCCTCGATCGACAGCTCCTCGCCGTTCAGGCGGAAGGTGCCCGTGTCGGGGGTGTAGATGCCCGCGAGCAGCTTCATGAGCGTCGACTTGCCGGCGCCGTTCTCGCCGACGAGCGCGAGCACCTCCCCGTGACGCAGCTCGAGCTGCACATCGGCGAGCGCCTGCACGCCCGGGAACCCCTTGCTGACGCCCTCGACCTCGAGGAGCGCGCCGGTGGTCGCGGTCATCGTGCCGCCCCCGTCGACTCGTAGGCGTTCACGACGCCCTTGCGCAGGACGATGTTGCCGTACGGGCGCAGTTCGCCGGTACGGACGACGAGCTGCGCGCCGGCCGCCCGCTCGTAGAACGCGAACCGCTCGAGCTCGCCGACCCGGTCGGCGTCGACGGCCGCGGCGCCGACGAGCTCGTGCTGGACCGCGAGCCGCTCGCCGCCCTCGGCTGCCATGAGCAGCACCGATGCGCCCTCGTAGCCGTCGAGCGGCAGGACCGTGCGGATCGCCTCGACGACCCTCGGGGCGGCGGAGCCCGGCGTCTCGACGACGGCCGGACCGACCCGGTACGCCGGGAAGTTCGCATCGGCGACGACGAGCTCGTCACCGTGGCCGAGCCGATCGAGCGCGGCGAGCAGGTCGCCGGCGAGGATCGGGTCAATACCACTCAGCACGTGGGCCTCTCTTCCTTGAGATGTGGGACGAGTGTAACCACTCATCCGATGTTTCATAAGGTTCTAGCGAAGAACGTTGCGCTTCCGGTGCGAAAATGGCGCAGAGATCTGATTATTCAAGGCGATATACCCGTTCAGCGGTGCGACCGAGCACCGCGGCGGCCTCGGCCGCCGCCAACTCGTCGATGCACCCGCGCATGACGTTCCACGTCGGCTGGTAGCCGCCGTGCGGCACCGACATCGGCCAGTCGCCACCGTACATGAGGCGCTCGGCGCCGAACTCCTCGATGGCGATGTCCCAGAGCGGCCGCACGGTCGACTCCGCGAAGGCGACGCCGGGCAGGTGGAGCCCCGAGAACTTCGCGACGGTATTGGGCAGCGCCGCGACCGCCGCGAACGCCCACCGCCAGTCGTCGAAGTCGTCGCGGCCCACGGGTGGTTTCGCGAGGTGGTCGACGACGACGGTCAGTTCGGGGATGGCGGCTGCGACGCGCCGGGCGGCGTCGAGATGCCGCGGCCAGGCATCGGGCACGTCGAACGCGAGGCCGCGCGCCGCCACCTCGGCAAGCGACGCGTGCACCGCGGGCAGGTCGAGGAAGTCGTCGCGTGGGTCGTCGTGCACGAGATGGCGGATGCCTCGGAGCCTGGGCTCCACGGCGAGATCGTCGAGCGCGGCGACCGCGGCACGGGTGTCGTCGAGCGGCACCCAGCCGACGACGCCGACGACCCAGTCGTGCTGCGCCGCGACGTCGAGCATGAAGCGCGTGTCGGCGGCGGTGTCGTCGGCCTGCACGAGGATCGCCGCGTCGACGCCCGCCGCGTCCAGCTCGGCGCGAGCGTCGTCGGGGCCGAAGTCGGCGTCGAGCGCCCCGAGCTCGGGCGTGATCCACGGGTAGGCACCCGCCGACCGGGTCCAGAGGTGCAGGTGCGCGTCGATCGTGCGACTCACGGGATCAGCCCGTCCTCGGCGAGTCGTCGCCAGAGCGACTCGTCGATCGGCGTCGC
Coding sequences within it:
- a CDS encoding ABC transporter permease, with protein sequence MSPTTTKPESGSAAATTPSTSAYAAIDAGKPRMAWLRGSLQQLLAFASLIVIVAVFSFASPHFFTANNLVSILTAATVTGILALGTTFVIITGGIDLSIGTGMVLCGVMAGVFLTYLGWPLWAGVTATILFGALIGLVNGVNVSVLGIPPFIATLGMMLIAAGLSLVISGTKPIYFSETPEFQSIMNLSIIPGMRFPLGVAIFIVMIIVAAVLLSKTILGRYTFSIGSNEAATALSGVNVRRWKIIIYTLAGLFVGLAGVLSASRLSSAQPTGGMGLELEAIAAVVIGGTSLQGGKGSIVGTVIGALIMAVLTNGLRIISVPQEWQSVAVGIVILVAVYLDMLRRRRA
- a CDS encoding sugar ABC transporter ATP-binding protein, yielding MTATTGALLEVEGVSKGFPGVQALADVQLELRHGEVLALVGENGAGKSTLMKLLAGIYTPDTGTFRLNGEELSIEGPRHAQELGISIIHQEFNLMPDLTVAQNIFIGREQRQAGLFLDDRGLNRRAQELFDRLGLALDPAERVERLTVARQQMVEIAKALSFDAKVLIMDEPTAALNDAEVDVLFGLIERFRTPETGVIYISHRMEELARISDRISVLRDGRYVGTRVTAETEPREIISLMVGREIRGEQRPAPRQPVGEPVLSVRGLSTKHLLRDVAFDVYPGEILGFAGLMGAGRTEVARAVVGADRRESGEIRLHGRPVDISNPAEAARLGIGYLSEDRKQLGVLLERSVRENIVLSSLRDYASGLGFVRDGRIEATGREYVEKLRIKTPSTAQLVQNLSGGNQQKVVIAKWLVKDCDVLIFDEPTRGIDVGAKEEIYALLRRLADEGKAIVMISSELPEVLRLSDRIAVMAEGRLTAVLDNADATQENLMDYATRFSSEGTIAR
- a CDS encoding RbsD/FucU family protein, with protein sequence MLSGIDPILAGDLLAALDRLGHGDELVVADANFPAYRVGPAVVETPGSAAPRVVEAIRTVLPLDGYEGASVLLMAAEGGERLAVQHELVGAAAVDADRVGELERFAFYERAAGAQLVVRTGELRPYGNIVLRKGVVNAYESTGAAR
- a CDS encoding amidohydrolase family protein → MSRTIDAHLHLWTRSAGAYPWITPELGALDADFGPDDARAELDAAGVDAAILVQADDTAADTRFMLDVAAQHDWVVGVVGWVPLDDTRAAVAALDDLAVEPRLRGIRHLVHDDPRDDFLDLPAVHASLAEVAARGLAFDVPDAWPRHLDAARRVAAAIPELTVVVDHLAKPPVGRDDFDDWRWAFAAVAALPNTVAKFSGLHLPGVAFAESTVRPLWDIAIEEFGAERLMYGGDWPMSVPHGGYQPTWNVMRGCIDELAAAEAAAVLGRTAERVYRLE